The following are encoded together in the Rhizobium tumorigenes genome:
- a CDS encoding amino acid ABC transporter permease: MSLVETFFNYDVLMSSIPALLRGLWNTVLLGMMSIVIGVPFGLVISLVRLYAPKPFRLLAVGYIDILRATPVLVVLILIYYALPFLGIRLTSWASAVIAFSIVMAAYSAEVFRSGIESVARGQFEAASALGLPFIVTLYKVVLPQAIRIVIPPMTSNCVSMFKDTSLASTVALPELLKEAQDAQALYANPSPLIGAALVYIILLWPMVRLVSMLEKRFKTEKAH, encoded by the coding sequence CGGGGATTGTGGAACACCGTCCTGCTCGGCATGATGAGCATCGTCATCGGCGTTCCCTTCGGCCTCGTTATCAGCCTGGTCAGGCTCTATGCGCCGAAACCATTCCGGCTGCTCGCGGTCGGCTACATCGACATCCTGCGCGCAACGCCGGTCCTCGTCGTCCTCATCCTGATCTATTATGCCCTGCCGTTCCTCGGCATCAGGCTGACGTCCTGGGCATCAGCCGTCATCGCCTTTTCCATCGTCATGGCCGCCTACTCCGCCGAGGTCTTCCGCTCCGGCATCGAGAGTGTCGCGAGGGGCCAGTTCGAGGCCGCCTCGGCCCTCGGCCTGCCCTTCATCGTCACGCTCTACAAAGTGGTCCTGCCGCAGGCGATCCGCATCGTCATCCCGCCGATGACCAGCAATTGCGTGTCGATGTTCAAGGATACCTCGCTCGCCTCGACCGTCGCCCTGCCGGAACTGCTGAAGGAAGCGCAGGACGCCCAGGCCCTCTACGCCAACCCCTCGCCCCTGATCGGCGCAGCCCTCGTCTACATCATCCTGCTATGGCCAATGGTGCGACTGGTGAGCATGCTGGAAAAGCGCTTCAAGACCGAAAAGGCGCATTGA